The following are encoded together in the Oncorhynchus clarkii lewisi isolate Uvic-CL-2024 chromosome 25, UVic_Ocla_1.0, whole genome shotgun sequence genome:
- the LOC139383365 gene encoding charged multivesicular body protein 3 isoform X2 — MGLFGKTHDKPPKDLVNEWSLKIRKEMRVIDRQIRDIQREEEKVKRSIKDAAKKGHRDVCVVLAKEMIQSKRAVSKLYASKAQMNSVLLSMKNQLSVLRVAGALQKSTEVMKAMQSLVKIPEIQGTMRELSKEMMKAGIIEEMLEDTFESMEDDDEMEEAAEAEVDKILFEITAGALGKAPSKVTDALPEMEPRAAAAASEDESEEDIEEMHSRLAALRS; from the exons ATGGGGCTGTTCGGGAAAACACACGATAAACCACCGAAAGACCTG GTAAATGAATGGTCACTCAAAAtcaggaaggagatgagagtgaTTGACAGACAAATTCGAG ACAttcagagggaggaggagaaggtaaAGAGATCCATTAAAGATGCTGCTAAAAAGGGACACCGGGACGTGTGTGTGGTTCTTGCAAAAGAGATGATCCAGTCGAAGCGTGCAGTCAGCAAACTTTATGCTTCCAAAGCCCAAATGAACTCTGTACTACTCAGCATGAAGAACCAGCTTT CTGTATTGCGTGTAGCTGGGGCCCTTCAGAAGAGCACAGAGGTCATGAAAGCCATGCAGAGCTTAGTAAAGATCCCAGAGATCCAGGGCACCATGAGGGAGCTGTCTAAGGAGATGATGAAG GCTGGTATCATCGAGGAGATGTTGGAAGATACCTTTGAAAGCATGGAGGATGACGATGAGATGGAGGAGGCAGCAGAGGCGGAAGTTGATAAGATCCTCTTTGAGATCACAGCAG GTGCCCTTGGCAAAGCGCCCAGCAAAGTCACAGACGCCCTGCCTGAAATGGAGCCTCGTGCCGCAGCTGCAGCCTCAGAGGATGAGTCGGAGGAGGACATTGAGGAGATGCATTCTAGACTGGCAGCCTTAAGGAGCTAA
- the LOC139383485 gene encoding heat shock 70 kDa protein 4L-like isoform X1 produces MSVVGIDVGFQNCYIAVARSGGIETIANEYSDRCTPAWVSLASKNRTIGNAAKGQIITNFKNTVHGFKKFHGRAFDDPYVQGEKPKLPYSLHKLASGNTGIKVRYLDEDKVFTIEQVTAMLLTKLKETSESALKKPVVDCVISVPSFFTDAERRSVMDATQIAGLNCLRLINDTTAVALAYGIYKQDLPTPEEKPRNVVFVDLGHSSFQVSISAFNKGKLKVLATAFDPYLGGRNFDEALVDNFCEEFKARYKLNVRENPRAILRLSQECEKLKKLMSANCSDLPINIECFMNDIDVTGKMNRVQFEELCAPFLMRVEAPLKAVMEQSKLSRDEIYAVEVVGGATRIPSIKERISKFFGKDVSTTLNADEAVARGCALQCAIMSPAFKVREFSITDVVPFPITLRWKSPTEDGVGECEVYSKNHAAPFSKVITFHKKEPFDLEAFYSLPQELPYPDIRIGRFSVQNVVPQPDGESSKVKVKVRVNVHGIFSVSSASLIEKQKGEGEDVQMDMEPTVQNEGRPEDQLHPFPLIEDDTFNYMEETKMQVDQESQGQGDQQNEDVSSCSKERVPGEKQDPAAGGSKPKVKVKSTDLPILANIIRQLDRGVLNDFVEYESQMIVQDKLEKERNDAKNAVEEYVYDLRDKLCGIYEKYTTEEDSNRLTMMLEDTENWLYEEGEDQDKQVYVDKLEDLKSFGQPIQDKHREQEDRPRAFEEMGKKIQLYMKAVELYKQKDERYQHLNTEEMSNVEKCVNESMGWMNSKMNAQSQLTIAQDPVVKVADIISKIQELDEVCNPVVNRPKPKAEDVSEENYKSNGAHNGPRQGADGKGEAKGSNQTKPPSGEMEID; encoded by the exons ATGTCAGTAGTAGGTATTGATGTGGGTTTCCAAAATTGTTACATCGCTGTTGCCAGAAGCGGCGGCATTGAAACCATTGCCAATGAATACAGTGACAGATGTACGCC GGCTTGGGTGTCTCTGGCCTCCAAAAACCGCACCATTGGAAATGCAGCCAAGGGTCAA atTATAACAAATTTCAAAAACACAGTCCATGGCTTCAAGAAGTTCCATGGCAGAGCGTTCGATGACCCATATGTCCAGGGGGAGAAACCCAAGTTGCCTTACAGCTTGCACAAGCTGGCCAGTGGCAACACTGGAATCAAG GTGCGTTATCTGGATGAGGACAAGGTATTCACAATTGAGCAGGTAACAGCAATGCTGCTGACCAAGCTGAAGGAAACTTCAGAGAGCGCCCTCAAGAAGCCAGTTGTGGACTGTGTGATCTCT GTTCCAAGTTTTTTCACCGATGCAGAGAGGAGGTCTGTGATGGATGCCACCCAAATTGCAGGGTTGAACTGTCTGCGTCTGATCAATGACACCACGGCAG TGGCCCTGGCTTATGGGATCTACAAACAGGACTTGCCCACCCCAGAAGAGAAGCCACGCAATGTGGTGTTCGTGGACCTGGGACATTCATCATTCCAGGTCTCCATATCAGCCTTTAACAAAGGCAAACTCAAG GTCCTGGCAACAGCCTTTGACCCCTACCTGGGTGGGCGTAACTTTGATGAGGCACTTGTGGATAACTTCTGCGAGGAATTCAAGGCAAGGTACAAGCTCAACGTGAGGGAGAACCCCAGGGCTATTCTGCGGCTGTCTCAGGAATGTGAGAAACTGAAGAAGTTGATGAGCGCCAACTGCTCTGACCTTCCCATTAACATTGAGTGCTTCATGAATGACATTGATGTGACAGGCAAGATGAACAG AGTCCAGTTTGAAGAACTGTGTGCACCCTTTTTGATGAGAGTAGAGGCACCATTGAAAGCAGTTATGGAACAATCAA AGCTGAGCCGGGATGAGATCTATGCAGTGGAGGTGGTAGGAGGAGCCACCAGGATCCCTTCCATTAAAGAGAGGATCTCCAAGTTCTTTGGCAAAGATGTCAGCACCACACTCAATGCAGATGAGGCTGTGGCACGGGGCTGTGCTCTTCAG tgtgcaaTTATGTCCCCAGCGTTTAAGGTGCGTGAATTCTCTATCACTGATGTGGTTCCCTTTCCCATCACCCTGCGTTGGAAGTCCCCCACAGAAGATGGAGTTGG AGAATGTGAGGTGTACAGTAAGAACCATGCAGCACCCTTCTCCAAAGTCATTACCTTCCACAAGAAGGAGCCCTTTGACTTGGAAGcgttctacagcctcccacaggAGCTGCCTTACCCGGACATCAGGATAG GGCGTTTTTCTGTTCAGAATGTGGTTCCCCAGCCTGATGGAGAGAGCTCCAAAGTGAAGGTCAAAGTGCGCGTCAACGTGCATGGCATCTTCAGTGTTTCCAGTGCCTCCCTGATCGAGAAGCagaagggtgaaggagaggatgtTCAGATGGACATGGAACCCACTGTGCAGAATGAAGGAAGGCCAGAGGACCAG CTGCACCCCTTTCCTCTCATTGAAGATGACACCTTTaactatatggaggag ACTAAAATGCAGGTGGACCAGGAGAGTCAAGGCCAGGGGGACCAGCAGAATGAGGATGTCAGTTCCTGCAGTAAG GAGAGAGTCCCTGGTGAGAAGCAGGACCCAGCAGCAGGGGGAAGCAAGCCCAAAGTCAAAGTGAAAAGCACTGACCTTCCCATCCTGGCCAACATCATCAGACAGCTGGACAGGGGGGTCCTCAATGACTTTGTGGAGTATGAG AGCCAGATGATCGTCCAGGACAagctggagaaagagaggaatgatGCTAAGAATGCTGTGGAGGAATATGTGTATGACCTGCGGGACAAACTGTGTGGCATCTATGAGAAGTACACCACTGAGGAG GACAGTAATCGTCTGACAATGATGCTCGAAGACACAGAGAACTGGCTttatgaggagggagaggaccaAGACAAACAGGTCTATGTGGACAAGCTGGAAGATCTCAAG AGTTTTGGCCAGCCCATTCAGGACAAACACAGGGAGCAGGAGGACAGGCCGAGGGCATTTGAAGAAATGGGCAAGAAGATCCAACTCTATATGAAGGCTGTGGAGCTTTACAAACAGAAG GATGAACGTTACCAGCATCTGAATACTGAGGAGATGAGCAACGTGGAGAAGTGTGTAAATGAAAGTATGGGCTGGATGAACAGCAAGATGAATGCCCAGAGCCAACTCACCATCGCCCAGGACCCAGTAGTCAAAGTAGCAGACATCAtttccaaaatacag GAACTGGATGAAGTATGCAACCCAGTGGTCAACCGGCCGAAGCCCAAAGCAGAGGATGTGTCAGAAGAGAACTACAAGAGCAACGGGGCCCATAACGGCCCAAGGCAAGGAGCTGATGGGAAGGGAGAGGCAAAGGGAAGCAACCAGACAAAGCCTCCCTCAGGAGAGATGGAGATTGACTGA
- the LOC139383485 gene encoding heat shock 70 kDa protein 4L-like isoform X2, with protein MSVVGIDVGFQNCYIAVARSGGIETIANEYSDRCTPAWVSLASKNRTIGNAAKGQIITNFKNTVHGFKKFHGRAFDDPYVQGEKPKLPYSLHKLASGNTGIKVRYLDEDKVFTIEQVTAMLLTKLKETSESALKKPVVDCVISVPSFFTDAERRSVMDATQIAGLNCLRLINDTTAVALAYGIYKQDLPTPEEKPRNVVFVDLGHSSFQVSISAFNKGKLKVLATAFDPYLGGRNFDEALVDNFCEEFKARYKLNVRENPRAILRLSQECEKLKKLMSANCSDLPINIECFMNDIDVTGKMNRVQFEELCAPFLMRVEAPLKAVMEQSKLSRDEIYAVEVVGGATRIPSIKERISKFFGKDVSTTLNADEAVARGCALQCAIMSPAFKVREFSITDVVPFPITLRWKSPTEDGVGECEVYSKNHAAPFSKVITFHKKEPFDLEAFYSLPQELPYPDIRIGRFSVQNVVPQPDGESSKVKVKVRVNVHGIFSVSSASLIEKQKGEGEDVQMDMEPTVQNEGRPEDQTKMQVDQESQGQGDQQNEDVSSCSKERVPGEKQDPAAGGSKPKVKVKSTDLPILANIIRQLDRGVLNDFVEYESQMIVQDKLEKERNDAKNAVEEYVYDLRDKLCGIYEKYTTEEDSNRLTMMLEDTENWLYEEGEDQDKQVYVDKLEDLKSFGQPIQDKHREQEDRPRAFEEMGKKIQLYMKAVELYKQKDERYQHLNTEEMSNVEKCVNESMGWMNSKMNAQSQLTIAQDPVVKVADIISKIQELDEVCNPVVNRPKPKAEDVSEENYKSNGAHNGPRQGADGKGEAKGSNQTKPPSGEMEID; from the exons ATGTCAGTAGTAGGTATTGATGTGGGTTTCCAAAATTGTTACATCGCTGTTGCCAGAAGCGGCGGCATTGAAACCATTGCCAATGAATACAGTGACAGATGTACGCC GGCTTGGGTGTCTCTGGCCTCCAAAAACCGCACCATTGGAAATGCAGCCAAGGGTCAA atTATAACAAATTTCAAAAACACAGTCCATGGCTTCAAGAAGTTCCATGGCAGAGCGTTCGATGACCCATATGTCCAGGGGGAGAAACCCAAGTTGCCTTACAGCTTGCACAAGCTGGCCAGTGGCAACACTGGAATCAAG GTGCGTTATCTGGATGAGGACAAGGTATTCACAATTGAGCAGGTAACAGCAATGCTGCTGACCAAGCTGAAGGAAACTTCAGAGAGCGCCCTCAAGAAGCCAGTTGTGGACTGTGTGATCTCT GTTCCAAGTTTTTTCACCGATGCAGAGAGGAGGTCTGTGATGGATGCCACCCAAATTGCAGGGTTGAACTGTCTGCGTCTGATCAATGACACCACGGCAG TGGCCCTGGCTTATGGGATCTACAAACAGGACTTGCCCACCCCAGAAGAGAAGCCACGCAATGTGGTGTTCGTGGACCTGGGACATTCATCATTCCAGGTCTCCATATCAGCCTTTAACAAAGGCAAACTCAAG GTCCTGGCAACAGCCTTTGACCCCTACCTGGGTGGGCGTAACTTTGATGAGGCACTTGTGGATAACTTCTGCGAGGAATTCAAGGCAAGGTACAAGCTCAACGTGAGGGAGAACCCCAGGGCTATTCTGCGGCTGTCTCAGGAATGTGAGAAACTGAAGAAGTTGATGAGCGCCAACTGCTCTGACCTTCCCATTAACATTGAGTGCTTCATGAATGACATTGATGTGACAGGCAAGATGAACAG AGTCCAGTTTGAAGAACTGTGTGCACCCTTTTTGATGAGAGTAGAGGCACCATTGAAAGCAGTTATGGAACAATCAA AGCTGAGCCGGGATGAGATCTATGCAGTGGAGGTGGTAGGAGGAGCCACCAGGATCCCTTCCATTAAAGAGAGGATCTCCAAGTTCTTTGGCAAAGATGTCAGCACCACACTCAATGCAGATGAGGCTGTGGCACGGGGCTGTGCTCTTCAG tgtgcaaTTATGTCCCCAGCGTTTAAGGTGCGTGAATTCTCTATCACTGATGTGGTTCCCTTTCCCATCACCCTGCGTTGGAAGTCCCCCACAGAAGATGGAGTTGG AGAATGTGAGGTGTACAGTAAGAACCATGCAGCACCCTTCTCCAAAGTCATTACCTTCCACAAGAAGGAGCCCTTTGACTTGGAAGcgttctacagcctcccacaggAGCTGCCTTACCCGGACATCAGGATAG GGCGTTTTTCTGTTCAGAATGTGGTTCCCCAGCCTGATGGAGAGAGCTCCAAAGTGAAGGTCAAAGTGCGCGTCAACGTGCATGGCATCTTCAGTGTTTCCAGTGCCTCCCTGATCGAGAAGCagaagggtgaaggagaggatgtTCAGATGGACATGGAACCCACTGTGCAGAATGAAGGAAGGCCAGAGGACCAG ACTAAAATGCAGGTGGACCAGGAGAGTCAAGGCCAGGGGGACCAGCAGAATGAGGATGTCAGTTCCTGCAGTAAG GAGAGAGTCCCTGGTGAGAAGCAGGACCCAGCAGCAGGGGGAAGCAAGCCCAAAGTCAAAGTGAAAAGCACTGACCTTCCCATCCTGGCCAACATCATCAGACAGCTGGACAGGGGGGTCCTCAATGACTTTGTGGAGTATGAG AGCCAGATGATCGTCCAGGACAagctggagaaagagaggaatgatGCTAAGAATGCTGTGGAGGAATATGTGTATGACCTGCGGGACAAACTGTGTGGCATCTATGAGAAGTACACCACTGAGGAG GACAGTAATCGTCTGACAATGATGCTCGAAGACACAGAGAACTGGCTttatgaggagggagaggaccaAGACAAACAGGTCTATGTGGACAAGCTGGAAGATCTCAAG AGTTTTGGCCAGCCCATTCAGGACAAACACAGGGAGCAGGAGGACAGGCCGAGGGCATTTGAAGAAATGGGCAAGAAGATCCAACTCTATATGAAGGCTGTGGAGCTTTACAAACAGAAG GATGAACGTTACCAGCATCTGAATACTGAGGAGATGAGCAACGTGGAGAAGTGTGTAAATGAAAGTATGGGCTGGATGAACAGCAAGATGAATGCCCAGAGCCAACTCACCATCGCCCAGGACCCAGTAGTCAAAGTAGCAGACATCAtttccaaaatacag GAACTGGATGAAGTATGCAACCCAGTGGTCAACCGGCCGAAGCCCAAAGCAGAGGATGTGTCAGAAGAGAACTACAAGAGCAACGGGGCCCATAACGGCCCAAGGCAAGGAGCTGATGGGAAGGGAGAGGCAAAGGGAAGCAACCAGACAAAGCCTCCCTCAGGAGAGATGGAGATTGACTGA
- the LOC139383365 gene encoding charged multivesicular body protein 3 isoform X1, with amino-acid sequence MGLFGKTHDKPPKDLVNEWSLKIRKEMRVIDRQIRGEKKSFKAILYIQREEEKVKRSIKDAAKKGHRDVCVVLAKEMIQSKRAVSKLYASKAQMNSVLLSMKNQLSVLRVAGALQKSTEVMKAMQSLVKIPEIQGTMRELSKEMMKAGIIEEMLEDTFESMEDDDEMEEAAEAEVDKILFEITAGALGKAPSKVTDALPEMEPRAAAAASEDESEEDIEEMHSRLAALRS; translated from the exons ATGGGGCTGTTCGGGAAAACACACGATAAACCACCGAAAGACCTG GTAAATGAATGGTCACTCAAAAtcaggaaggagatgagagtgaTTGACAGACAAATTCGAGGTGAGAAGAAGAGCTTCAAGGCTATTTTAT ACAttcagagggaggaggagaaggtaaAGAGATCCATTAAAGATGCTGCTAAAAAGGGACACCGGGACGTGTGTGTGGTTCTTGCAAAAGAGATGATCCAGTCGAAGCGTGCAGTCAGCAAACTTTATGCTTCCAAAGCCCAAATGAACTCTGTACTACTCAGCATGAAGAACCAGCTTT CTGTATTGCGTGTAGCTGGGGCCCTTCAGAAGAGCACAGAGGTCATGAAAGCCATGCAGAGCTTAGTAAAGATCCCAGAGATCCAGGGCACCATGAGGGAGCTGTCTAAGGAGATGATGAAG GCTGGTATCATCGAGGAGATGTTGGAAGATACCTTTGAAAGCATGGAGGATGACGATGAGATGGAGGAGGCAGCAGAGGCGGAAGTTGATAAGATCCTCTTTGAGATCACAGCAG GTGCCCTTGGCAAAGCGCCCAGCAAAGTCACAGACGCCCTGCCTGAAATGGAGCCTCGTGCCGCAGCTGCAGCCTCAGAGGATGAGTCGGAGGAGGACATTGAGGAGATGCATTCTAGACTGGCAGCCTTAAGGAGCTAA